The following proteins are co-located in the Pyrobaculum calidifontis JCM 11548 genome:
- a CDS encoding anion transporter yields the protein MGDALVALLLLAIVVGGMAARPLYPHLPTWSIMSLAAFVAIVLGPVSIDDVPHVVNFEVLFFLVGMFSIVALAEKSGLLEALAYAFISPFKTRRSIYVASSLLFGLTAAFAVNDTVALMGPPIAAAIARASGIRPRDMFLLLAFSLTVGSVMTPIGNPQNMLIAVESGMKAPFLAFLGALAIPTLINLVAVPLLLFKVLGIEDGPVRYVATPWDYIRDKRDAALAAVGLASAVAAMVANDLAALSGAPHIHNIGLIPFVVAAALYFLAREPREVLARVDWGTILFFATMFIAMDAIWRGGVLQPLVSALLPAYHGTPTDLLSITILSIALSQVLSNVPFTSLFATYLHHLGVEDPKAWLTLAMAATVAGNLTLLGAASNIIILEVLETRYGATITFAQFSKYGAVVTALNLAIYLPFLLFL from the coding sequence ATGGGCGACGCCTTAGTGGCCCTGTTGCTCCTCGCCATTGTGGTAGGAGGCATGGCGGCCAGGCCCCTCTACCCCCATCTGCCCACCTGGAGCATAATGTCGCTAGCCGCCTTTGTGGCAATAGTCCTCGGCCCGGTCTCCATCGACGACGTGCCCCACGTGGTAAACTTCGAAGTCCTCTTCTTCCTCGTGGGGATGTTCTCCATAGTGGCCCTCGCCGAGAAGAGCGGCTTGCTGGAGGCGCTGGCCTACGCCTTCATCTCGCCGTTTAAGACCAGGCGGTCCATATACGTCGCGTCGTCCCTCCTCTTTGGCCTAACAGCCGCCTTCGCGGTAAACGACACGGTGGCGCTCATGGGGCCGCCGATAGCCGCCGCCATAGCAAGGGCCTCGGGGATAAGGCCCAGGGACATGTTTCTCCTACTCGCCTTCTCTCTAACCGTGGGCTCCGTCATGACCCCCATTGGAAACCCTCAGAATATGTTGATAGCAGTTGAGTCGGGCATGAAGGCGCCCTTCCTGGCCTTCCTAGGCGCCCTCGCCATCCCCACTCTTATAAACCTAGTCGCCGTCCCCCTCCTCCTCTTTAAGGTCTTGGGCATTGAGGACGGCCCCGTGCGCTACGTGGCAACGCCCTGGGACTACATAAGAGACAAGAGAGACGCCGCGCTGGCCGCCGTGGGGCTGGCGTCCGCAGTAGCAGCAATGGTGGCCAACGACCTCGCCGCACTCTCAGGCGCGCCGCACATACACAACATAGGCCTTATACCCTTCGTCGTCGCCGCCGCGCTGTACTTCCTCGCCAGAGAGCCCAGGGAGGTCTTGGCCAGAGTAGACTGGGGGACCATACTCTTCTTTGCCACAATGTTCATAGCGATGGACGCCATATGGCGCGGCGGCGTGCTCCAGCCGCTGGTCTCCGCACTGCTCCCAGCCTACCACGGCACGCCCACAGACCTCTTATCCATAACCATCCTCTCCATCGCCCTAAGCCAAGTTCTGAGCAATGTCCCATTCACAAGCCTCTTTGCCACCTACCTCCACCACCTCGGCGTAGAGGACCCAAAGGCGTGGCTAACCCTAGCCATGGCCGCCACAGTGGCCGGCAACCTAACCCTCCTGGGGGCCGCCTCCAACATAATCATACTGGAGGTCCTAGAGACGAGGTACGGCGCCACGATAACCTTCGCCCA